In the genome of Paenibacillus pabuli, one region contains:
- a CDS encoding substrate-binding domain-containing protein, giving the protein MTEEQSYTTEEISKLLKISKLTVYDLIKKGDLVAYRVGKQMRVDATDLEAYKQRSKQLQSPAHRVDSVHPSELSNPGTGNDPSTHAVPPAADASSLSTGAWAASTSMTGNTPAAHSARHLVITGQDVSLDILMRYMEKQTRDIRPLRSFMGSLDGLISMYRGESDLVSTHLLDGDTGEYNLPYIRKILIGWSYVVVNLLTRPAGLYVQRGNPRGLQNWTDLKQPELRLANREKGSGARVLLDEQLRLHGIPASHLIGYNVEETSHMGVAAKVSSGEADVGIGSEKAARLVGQVDFIPLVQERYDLVMLKKQGNEAWIESVLRILQSPEFRHELQSFEGYDVSRTGEILYEV; this is encoded by the coding sequence ATGACGGAGGAGCAATCCTATACCACCGAAGAAATATCCAAGCTGCTCAAAATATCCAAACTGACCGTTTACGATCTAATCAAAAAGGGAGACCTCGTCGCTTATCGCGTTGGCAAACAAATGCGAGTTGACGCTACCGATCTGGAAGCGTATAAACAGCGCTCCAAGCAGCTTCAATCGCCAGCGCACCGGGTGGATTCAGTTCACCCTTCTGAATTATCGAATCCCGGGACGGGAAACGATCCGTCTACTCATGCCGTACCTCCCGCTGCGGATGCTTCTTCTTTATCCACAGGGGCATGGGCGGCTTCAACTTCCATGACGGGCAATACTCCAGCCGCCCATTCGGCTCGTCATCTGGTCATAACAGGACAGGATGTCAGCCTCGATATTTTGATGCGATATATGGAGAAGCAGACACGGGATATTCGTCCGCTGCGTTCTTTCATGGGCAGTCTCGACGGCTTGATCTCCATGTACCGCGGGGAGTCCGATCTGGTCAGTACCCATCTGCTGGACGGAGATACAGGTGAATATAATCTGCCTTATATACGCAAAATCCTGATCGGCTGGTCGTATGTCGTTGTCAATCTGCTGACACGACCTGCCGGACTATACGTCCAACGCGGTAACCCGCGCGGCTTGCAGAACTGGACCGATCTGAAGCAGCCCGAGCTGCGACTCGCTAACCGGGAGAAAGGTTCGGGTGCACGTGTACTCCTGGATGAACAATTGCGTCTGCATGGTATCCCTGCTTCCCATCTGATCGGGTATAACGTGGAAGAAACCAGTCATATGGGTGTAGCGGCCAAGGTCAGTTCCGGTGAAGCCGATGTAGGAATTGGCAGCGAGAAGGCTGCACGACTTGTCGGTCAGGTTGATTTTATTCCACTTGTTCAGGAACGTTATGATTTGGTGATGCTGAAGAAACAGGGGAACGAAGCATGGATTGAATCGGTACTGCGCATTCTGCAATCACCGGAATTTAGGCACGAGCTGCAATCATTTGAGGGATATGATGTATCCCGTACAGGCGAAATTTTGTACGAAGTCTAA
- a CDS encoding DUF3024 domain-containing protein, translated as MLDSFTIRRIQSVMNGYIHEKVPAPLRTMVKLTYEMNDNELILIEERPAEERYQWDKLHIARFYWEENQWKVYAKDEHSSWNVVDVIEPCPDFEDLLEQVERDEAGLFWR; from the coding sequence ATGCTGGACTCCTTTACCATTCGGAGAATTCAATCGGTGATGAACGGTTATATCCATGAGAAGGTCCCCGCACCACTGCGCACCATGGTGAAATTAACGTATGAGATGAATGACAATGAACTGATTTTGATCGAGGAAAGGCCCGCGGAAGAACGATATCAGTGGGACAAACTGCATATTGCCCGATTTTACTGGGAAGAGAATCAGTGGAAGGTATATGCCAAAGATGAACACAGCAGCTGGAATGTGGTAGACGTTATTGAGCCTTGTCCTGACTTTGAAGATCTGCTGGAACAGGTTGAGCGGGACGAGGCAGGGCTGTTCTGGCGATGA
- a CDS encoding transporter substrate-binding domain-containing protein: MVNQWGIQKFRTALLFITMLAVLAGCSSGNASNESDTVSASGQDKVKKIIVGTGTQFPNVCFIDENGKLTGYDVELIREIDKRLPEYEFEFSTMEFKNLLLSLETKKIDLIAHQMEVNEERQAKFLFNDEAYNIFPNKIVVSEKNQDVKSIEDLKGKKLIVGATSNAAVLAEKWNAANGKAIDIVYSGAGEDTNTQIKTGRVDATISTQFAIDYQNKVVDAQLKTVGEALSNSKVYFILNKDEEELKTKIDEALKSIKEDGTLSKLSTEWLGADYTVEE; this comes from the coding sequence ATGGTTAATCAATGGGGGATTCAGAAATTCCGGACAGCATTGCTGTTCATTACGATGTTGGCGGTATTGGCGGGTTGCAGCTCGGGTAATGCATCGAATGAATCGGATACCGTATCTGCATCAGGCCAAGATAAAGTGAAGAAGATTATTGTGGGCACAGGCACTCAATTCCCGAATGTTTGCTTCATTGATGAGAATGGTAAACTGACGGGATACGATGTAGAACTGATCCGCGAGATTGATAAACGATTGCCTGAGTATGAATTTGAGTTCAGCACGATGGAATTCAAAAACCTGCTGCTCAGTCTGGAAACGAAAAAAATAGATCTGATCGCTCACCAGATGGAAGTGAATGAAGAGAGACAGGCCAAGTTCCTCTTTAATGACGAAGCATATAACATTTTTCCTAATAAAATCGTTGTAAGCGAGAAAAACCAGGATGTAAAGTCCATCGAGGATCTGAAAGGTAAAAAACTGATTGTTGGCGCTACGAGTAATGCGGCTGTACTGGCTGAGAAATGGAATGCAGCGAATGGCAAAGCCATCGACATTGTGTACTCCGGAGCAGGAGAAGATACGAATACCCAGATCAAAACAGGGCGGGTAGATGCAACCATCAGCACGCAGTTTGCCATCGATTATCAGAACAAAGTAGTGGATGCACAGCTAAAGACTGTAGGAGAGGCTCTTTCCAACTCCAAAGTATATTTCATTCTGAACAAGGATGAGGAGGAGCTCAAAACGAAAATTGATGAAGCGCTCAAATCAATCAAGGAAGATGGAACATTGAGCAAATTGAGCACGGAGTGGCTGGGAGCCGATTACACGGTTGAGGAATAG
- the modA gene encoding molybdate ABC transporter substrate-binding protein — MKKGIGYVLGSMSLGLALVVAGCGASTDSKDASTATEQTASTPGTSGESSTSGATDPQEKVELTISAAASLTDAMKEIETNFEAANPNVELNFNFGASGALQQQIEQGAPADVFVSAATKNMNALVDEKLIASDDQKNLLQNSLVAIIPADGSDAVTSEKDLTAASIKTVAIGIPESVPAGTYAKEALTNAKLWDQLEGKLVQGKDVRQVLQYVETGNADAGFVYKTDALTSDQVKIAFEVDKNSYTPANYPVGIIEGTKHRTEAEQFYTYLQTPEVLDVFAKYGFSIPE; from the coding sequence ATGAAAAAGGGTATTGGATATGTGTTGGGGAGTATGTCACTTGGACTGGCTCTCGTAGTAGCTGGTTGCGGTGCAAGTACGGACAGTAAAGATGCATCCACAGCAACAGAACAAACGGCTTCAACACCAGGGACATCAGGAGAGAGTTCAACGTCCGGGGCAACAGATCCTCAGGAAAAGGTGGAGCTAACGATCTCAGCGGCAGCCAGTCTCACGGATGCCATGAAAGAGATCGAAACGAATTTTGAAGCCGCGAATCCCAATGTGGAGCTTAACTTCAACTTTGGTGCATCCGGTGCATTGCAACAGCAGATAGAACAAGGTGCGCCAGCAGATGTATTTGTATCGGCTGCGACCAAAAATATGAATGCGCTCGTGGATGAGAAGCTGATTGCATCCGATGATCAGAAGAATTTACTGCAAAATTCATTGGTAGCCATTATTCCAGCGGATGGTTCAGATGCTGTCACAAGTGAGAAGGATCTGACGGCCGCTTCCATCAAGACCGTAGCGATTGGCATACCCGAAAGTGTACCAGCAGGAACCTATGCCAAGGAAGCATTGACCAATGCCAAACTATGGGATCAGCTGGAGGGTAAGCTTGTACAAGGCAAGGATGTCAGACAGGTTCTGCAATATGTAGAAACAGGCAATGCGGATGCGGGTTTTGTGTACAAAACCGATGCACTCACTTCGGATCAGGTGAAAATTGCATTTGAAGTAGACAAGAACAGCTATACACCAGCCAATTATCCAGTAGGGATTATTGAAGGTACGAAGCACCGCACAGAAGCAGAACAATTCTACACGTATTTGCAAACCCCTGAAGTGCTCGATGTATTTGCCAAGTACGGGTTCTCCATTCCGGAATGA
- the folE2 gene encoding GTP cyclohydrolase FolE2 codes for MEKVQQNNRISRSASDAFIMPDKAERLRLFGSVDPIQGDKPVRKEEMRDLQNSKNDFLFDLQQVGIDQVKYPLEVISAKDPVRLSSIGTFRMTTSLDRESKGINMSRLMEQLQHSRGEGLTDRIPDLIALTQQMAEQMNQPKAELKVTYPWFYERSAPVTGLSGLNHSLATVHVIWEAGKSPVLRTGLHIQITTLCPCSKEISEYSAHNQRGILRIQVQGNPGEALPGYWKEELLNVAESNASSCLYPVLKRPDEKRVTERAYENPRFVEDIVRLVAADLYEKHWVNKFKVDCRNEESIHQHDAVARIVYDKSR; via the coding sequence ATGGAAAAGGTACAGCAGAATAACAGGATTAGCCGATCGGCGAGTGATGCTTTTATCATGCCGGACAAAGCCGAACGCTTGCGGTTATTCGGTTCTGTTGATCCGATACAGGGTGATAAGCCTGTGCGAAAAGAAGAGATGCGGGATTTGCAGAATAGCAAAAATGATTTCCTGTTTGACCTGCAGCAAGTCGGTATTGATCAGGTGAAGTATCCTCTTGAGGTCATTTCGGCCAAAGACCCCGTGAGATTATCCAGTATCGGAACATTTCGGATGACGACTTCACTGGATCGCGAATCCAAAGGTATTAACATGAGCCGCTTGATGGAGCAGCTTCAGCATAGTCGCGGTGAAGGGCTGACTGACCGGATTCCGGATCTGATTGCGCTGACGCAGCAGATGGCTGAACAGATGAATCAACCGAAGGCAGAGCTGAAAGTGACCTATCCCTGGTTCTACGAACGAAGCGCCCCCGTAACGGGTTTGTCTGGATTAAATCATTCTTTGGCTACGGTTCATGTTATCTGGGAAGCTGGCAAATCCCCCGTTCTGAGAACGGGTTTACATATACAAATCACGACGTTATGTCCATGCTCGAAAGAAATCAGCGAATACAGTGCGCACAATCAGCGAGGAATATTGCGTATCCAGGTGCAAGGCAACCCGGGAGAAGCTTTGCCGGGCTATTGGAAGGAAGAACTGCTAAATGTGGCCGAATCCAATGCAAGCAGCTGCCTGTATCCCGTACTCAAAAGACCTGATGAGAAACGGGTTACGGAACGTGCATATGAGAACCCTAGGTTTGTGGAAGACATCGTCAGATTGGTAGCAGCAGATCTGTATGAGAAGCACTGGGTAAATAAATTTAAGGTAGACTGCAGAAATGAAGAGTCCATCCATCAGCATGATGCGGTAGCCCGAATTGTGTATGATAAGTCGAGATAG
- a CDS encoding GNAT family N-acetyltransferase translates to MIEQYRLATLEDAESLLAVTVDAYETIRALNIPFPAGHATLEVIQNNIVQHECYILEKGGEIIATVTLDRAEDPQRNAISPYPFIRWFAVSPAHKSQGYGSKLLDWVEQHIILQKLDAPAVFLATATRHPWLAPMYERRGYEPFHLKTVQTPEHQEEIVFMIKTLDPARHKTPSVQTS, encoded by the coding sequence ATGATTGAACAATACCGATTGGCTACGCTTGAAGATGCCGAATCATTGCTGGCTGTGACTGTGGATGCCTATGAGACAATTCGAGCCCTGAACATTCCTTTTCCAGCCGGACACGCTACACTGGAAGTTATCCAGAACAATATTGTACAGCATGAATGCTATATTCTTGAAAAAGGGGGAGAGATCATTGCCACGGTTACCCTTGACCGAGCAGAAGATCCACAGCGGAATGCCATCAGCCCTTATCCCTTCATCCGCTGGTTCGCGGTAAGCCCGGCCCATAAAAGCCAGGGTTACGGATCCAAATTGCTGGACTGGGTAGAGCAGCATATCATTCTACAAAAACTTGATGCCCCTGCCGTTTTTCTGGCAACCGCGACGCGCCATCCCTGGCTTGCTCCCATGTATGAACGGCGGGGATATGAACCTTTTCACCTGAAAACGGTACAGACTCCTGAACATCAGGAAGAGATTGTTTTTATGATCAAAACGCTGGACCCTGCCCGCCACAAGACACCTTCGGTACAAACAAGCTAA
- a CDS encoding nucleoside recognition domain-containing protein, with protein sequence MLNPVLEQPDELRKVVLIGFESAGKSALFRGLTGRDTGEESNVRGSTVTVRRAELPEQQLELLDTPGIRLKDDSVTTMLALKQLAAGDTIVMVVRGTDVVQELPLLLGMLDVTGKNAVLVLTFADKCGPGLSAQVDHYRKGLGISVLPFNTREMDENAQDLLCRAVVAARPMKRQPELASPPESPVIEPQTTMFDHTVWGRFVALAALVLLFAAPVYAAYLFSGWIQPLADAWILEPLHRMTAGLWSPLQAIMLGDYGMISLGLYSFIWAFPVVFLIGVSVAVTEESGLKDRITDSLDGWMRKIGLNGKDLIPVLSGFGCNVVAVFQSRTCSSCTRKSCVSMISFGSACSYQIGASLSIFSSGGKPWLFFPYMLVLILAGALHTRLWNRNRLDDTFPLHANRTFLQKPSWRSVSWRVRSVMKQFLVQAMPIFIGICVVATLLERTGILFVLTRTLTPLLAIFHLPGDAAGGILFSILRKDGLLVLNQDQGSFVANLNGGQLFILVYLASTLTACLVTMWTIRKELGAAFAVQLTGRQLITSLGSAFILAWVWYWIA encoded by the coding sequence ATGCTGAATCCGGTCCTGGAACAACCCGATGAACTTCGTAAAGTGGTGCTGATTGGTTTCGAATCCGCGGGCAAATCGGCTCTTTTTCGGGGACTCACGGGCAGAGATACGGGCGAGGAATCCAATGTTCGAGGCTCCACGGTGACTGTCCGCAGGGCAGAACTGCCTGAACAGCAACTTGAGCTGCTTGATACACCTGGAATCCGGTTGAAGGATGACAGTGTCACGACTATGCTGGCTCTAAAACAACTCGCAGCAGGTGATACGATTGTCATGGTGGTACGCGGCACAGATGTCGTGCAGGAACTGCCTTTACTGCTCGGCATGCTGGATGTCACAGGCAAAAATGCTGTGCTGGTGCTTACGTTTGCCGACAAATGCGGTCCTGGATTATCGGCTCAGGTTGATCATTACCGTAAAGGTCTCGGCATTTCCGTCCTGCCCTTCAATACAAGGGAAATGGACGAAAACGCCCAGGACCTGTTGTGTAGGGCGGTTGTCGCCGCCAGACCTATGAAGAGGCAGCCGGAGCTCGCATCACCTCCTGAATCACCTGTGATCGAACCGCAAACAACGATGTTTGATCATACCGTTTGGGGTCGTTTTGTGGCTTTGGCTGCACTGGTATTATTGTTTGCAGCTCCGGTGTATGCGGCCTATCTGTTCTCCGGTTGGATACAACCGCTCGCAGATGCCTGGATTCTTGAACCACTCCATCGCATGACTGCTGGATTATGGAGCCCGCTGCAGGCGATAATGCTCGGAGATTACGGCATGATCAGTCTGGGATTGTATTCGTTTATATGGGCATTTCCGGTCGTATTCCTGATTGGGGTCAGTGTGGCCGTGACGGAGGAGAGTGGACTGAAAGACAGGATTACCGACTCGCTGGATGGGTGGATGCGCAAAATCGGCTTGAACGGCAAGGATCTGATTCCGGTCCTCAGTGGTTTTGGATGCAATGTCGTGGCTGTATTCCAGAGCCGTACTTGCAGCTCCTGTACACGAAAGTCCTGTGTTTCAATGATCTCCTTCGGTTCTGCATGCAGCTATCAGATAGGAGCTTCTCTATCGATATTCAGTTCCGGTGGCAAGCCGTGGCTGTTCTTTCCTTATATGCTTGTACTTATACTTGCAGGCGCACTTCATACCCGTCTGTGGAATCGAAATCGGCTGGATGACACGTTCCCGTTACATGCCAACCGTACATTTCTGCAAAAGCCATCATGGCGTTCTGTGAGCTGGCGTGTTCGGTCTGTCATGAAACAGTTTCTCGTGCAGGCGATGCCTATTTTCATCGGTATTTGTGTGGTGGCCACGCTGCTGGAGCGGACGGGGATATTGTTTGTTCTGACCCGAACACTTACGCCGTTGCTCGCAATCTTTCATCTGCCGGGCGATGCGGCGGGAGGCATTTTGTTTTCCATTTTAAGAAAAGACGGGTTGTTGGTGCTGAATCAGGATCAGGGTTCCTTTGTTGCAAATTTGAACGGCGGGCAGCTATTTATTCTTGTGTACCTGGCTTCCACGTTAACGGCATGTCTGGTCACGATGTGGACTATACGCAAGGAGTTGGGAGCGGCATTCGCCGTACAACTGACAGGCAGACAGCTGATAACATCACTGGGCAGTGCATTTATATTGGCATGGGTGTGGTACTGGATTGCATAA
- the modB gene encoding molybdate ABC transporter permease subunit, translating to MNVSAIDWTVFWPPIRLSLQVALLSSVIAAVAGITVAWKMSRASFRGKIFLETAFMLPLVLPPTVVGFILLVLLGRKSLLGQWIEAIFSAPVIFSWWAAVIASVVVAFPLVYQTMKSGFGGIDKDLEDAGRSIGANEWQVFRYISLPLAGRALMTAFILGFARALGEFGATLMIAGNIPGKTQTVPTAIYVAVDSGNQTMAWMWTGSIILISFMMLLLTRQPRESKA from the coding sequence ATGAATGTGAGCGCAATAGACTGGACGGTATTCTGGCCACCGATTCGTCTTTCCCTTCAGGTTGCCCTGCTGTCCAGCGTAATCGCAGCGGTGGCGGGCATCACTGTGGCCTGGAAGATGTCACGCGCATCGTTCCGGGGGAAGATTTTTTTGGAAACGGCATTTATGCTCCCGCTCGTGCTTCCGCCGACGGTGGTCGGATTTATTTTACTCGTGTTATTGGGTCGTAAGAGCCTGCTGGGACAGTGGATCGAGGCCATCTTCTCCGCGCCTGTCATTTTCTCCTGGTGGGCTGCCGTGATTGCTTCTGTGGTGGTCGCTTTCCCATTGGTATATCAGACAATGAAATCCGGTTTTGGCGGAATTGATAAGGATCTGGAAGATGCGGGCCGCTCCATAGGAGCAAATGAATGGCAGGTATTTCGTTATATTTCGCTTCCGCTTGCGGGAAGAGCGTTGATGACGGCTTTCATCCTGGGTTTCGCTCGTGCATTGGGGGAATTCGGGGCCACGCTCATGATCGCAGGTAATATTCCGGGCAAAACGCAAACTGTACCCACTGCGATCTATGTTGCCGTGGATTCGGGCAATCAGACGATGGCCTGGATGTGGACTGGCTCTATTATTCTCATTTCGTTTATGATGCTGCTTTTAACCAGACAGCCGCGTGAAAGTAAGGCATGA